One region of Oryza sativa Japonica Group chromosome 5, ASM3414082v1 genomic DNA includes:
- the LOC4339142 gene encoding leucine-rich repeat receptor protein kinase HPCA1, which produces MEPRVLMALALVVVAAGVPAVLCQTNAQDAAALEGLKSQWTNYPLSWNSGDPCGGGWDGIMCTNGRVTTLRLSSVSLQGTLSSSIGQLGQLTYLDLSFNINLGGPLPAEIGNLGELTTLILAGCSFTGNIPIAIGNLRKLGFLALNSNKFSGGIPSSIGVLTNLLWLDLADNQLTGSVPISTSTSPGLDQLVKTQHFHFNKNQLTGTLTGLFNSNMTLIHILFDSNKFSGSIPAEVGTVSTLEVLRLDRNGFTGAIPATIGSLVKLNELNLANNKLTGSVPDLSNMTNLNVVDLSNNTFDPSVAPSWFTSLTSLASVSIVSGSLSGQVPKGLFTLPTLQQVVLSNNQFNGTLEITGNISSSLQTVNLMDNRIVSTDTASYKKTLLLAGNPFCAEQDPNNRAFCSRQLQNASPYSTSMEKCGSAQCSDGQNVNPASCGCAFSYNGKMVFRAPFFVDLVSSTPFQLLESTMAAKLNLLPGSVALSDIHFNSDNYLQVQVKLFPTSGVTFNLSELTRIGSSLSNQIYKPPANFGPYFFIADPYAPLAVALGGKKSKMSTGAIAGIAVAGGVLVIALIFMSLFALRQKRRAKELKERADPFASWAAGQKDSGGAPQLKGARFFSFDELKICTNNFSDNHEIGSGGYGKVYRGILGDGTRVAIKRADRNSMQGAVEFKNEIELLSRVHHRNLVSLIGFCYEQGEQMLVYEYISNGTLRENLTGSGMYLDWKKRLRIALGSARGLAYLHELADPPIIHRDIKSTNILLDNNLKAKVADFGLSKLVADTEKGHVSTQVKGTLGYLDPEYYMTQQLSEKSDVYSFGVVMLELVSGRQPIEKGRYVVREVRLAIDPADHDHHYGLRGIVDPAIRDAARTPVFRRFVQLAMRCVDESAAARPAMGAVVKEIEAMLQNEPDDAGAGEGDSSADPSANEFDRHRGGGGPPAHPYSDVEISRGSYAGDGASDYMPYFEVKPK; this is translated from the exons ATGGAGCCGCGGGTGTTGATGGCTCTtgcgctggtggtggtggcggcgggcgtgccggcggtgttgTGCCAGACCAACGCCCAGGACG CTGCGGCGCTCGAGGGGCTGAAGAGCCAATGGACGAACTACCCGTTGAGCTGGAACTCCGGCGACCcctgcggcggcggatgggacgGCATCATGTGCACCAACGGCAGGGTGACGACGCT GAGGCTGTCAAGCGTCAGCCTGCAGGGAACACTGAGCAGCAGCATCGGCCAGCTCGGCCAGCTCACGTACCT GGATCTTTCCTTCAACATCAATCTCGGTGGTCCGCTGCCAGCTGAGATTGGGAACCTTGGGGAGCTTACGACACT GATCTTAGCTGGTTGCAGCTTCACTGGAAACATTCCAATAGCAATAGGCAACCTGCGGAAACTTGGGTTCTT GGCCTTGAATTCAAACAAGTTTAGTGGTGGAATACCGTCTTCGATTGGCGTACTCACAAACCTCTTATGGCTAGACCTGGCTGATAATCAACTCACTGGATCTGTCCCCATCTCAACATCAACATCACCAGGCCTGGACCAACTTGTCAAAACGCAGCACTT CCATTTCAACAAGAACCAGTTAACTGGAACGCTTACTGGACTTTTCAACTCCAATATGACTCTCATACACAT TTTGTTTGATAGCAACAAATTCTCAGGCTCAATCCCAGCTGAGGTTGGGACTGTTAGTACACTCGAAGTTCT CCGATTGGATAGGAATGGTTTTACGGGAGCAATACCTGCTACAATTGGCAGTTTGGTCAAACTGAATGAGCT GAACTTAGCAAACAACAAGCTAACTGGATCAGTGCCAGATCTCAGCAACATGACCAACTTGAATGTTGT GGATTTGAGCAACAACACATTTGATCCTTCAGTGGCCCCCAGCTGGTTCACATCTTTAACATCTCTTGCTTCTGT TTCAATAGTTTCTGGAAGTCTTTCTGGCCAGGTCCCAAAGGGGCTCTTCACATTGCCCACACTGCAGCAAGT TGTGCTGAGCAACAACCAATTCAACGGGACACTTGAAATTACAGGCAACATCAGCAGCTCACTGCAGACAGTAAATCTCATGGACAACCGAATAGTTTCTACCGATACTGCAAGCTACAAGAAAACTCTACT CCTGGCAGGTAATCCGTTTTGCGCCGAGCAAGATCCCAACAACAGAGCCTTCTGCAGCAGGCAGCTACAGAACGCGAGCCCATACAGTACCAGTATGGAAAAATGCGGCTCAGCTCAGTGCAGTGATGGTCAGAACGTGAACCCTGCAAGCTGCGGCTGTGCTTTCTCATACAACGGCAAGATGGTTTTCAGGGCACCCTTCTTCGTCGACTTGGTGAGCAGTACGCCGTTCCAGCTGCTGGAGTCGACCATGGCGGCAAAGCTGAACCTGCTCCCTGGCTCGGTCGCTCTCTCAGACATCCACTTCAACAGTGACAACTACCTCCAAGTTCAAGTGAAGCTGTTCCCAACATCCGGGGTGACCTTCAACCTGTCAGAATTGACAAGGATTGGTTCTTCTCTCAGTAACCAGATTTACAAACCACCAGCAAATTTTGGACCTTATTTCTTCATTGCAGACCCATATGCCCCCTTGGCAG TTGCTCTTGGTGGCAAAAAATCCAAGATGAGCACAGGTGCCATAGCTGGAATTGCAGTAGCCGGTGGGGTCCTTGTTATCGCCCTCATTTTCATGTCATTGTTTGCTCTCCGACAGAAGAGAAGGGCTAAGGAACTCAAGGAAAGAGCAGACCCTTTTG CTTCATGGGCTGCTGGCCAGAAGGACAGTGGAGGGGCTCCACAGCTGAAGGGAGCAAGGTTCTTCTCCTTTGACGAGCTCAAGATCTGCACCAACAACTTCTCTGACAACCACGAGATCGGGTCAGGAGGCTACGGGAAGGTGTACAGAGGGATTCTCGGTGACGGAACCCGTGTCGCCATCAAGCGTGCAGACCGCAACTCAATGCAGGGCGCTGTGGAGTTCAAGAACGAGATCGAGCTGCTGTCCAGGGTGCACCACCGCAACCTGGTCAGCCTCATTGGCTTCTGCTACGAGCAAGGTGAACAGATGCTCGTCTACGAGTACATCTCCAATGGCACACTCAGAGAGAACTTGACGG GAAGTGGGATGTACTTGGACTGGAAGAAGAGGCTGAGGATCGCGCTTGGCTCGGCCAGAGGGCTTGCCTACCTGCACGAGCTCGCTGACCCACCGATCATCCACCGCGACATCAAGTCCACCAACATCCTCCTCGACAACAACCTCAAGGCCAAGGTTGCCGACTTCGGGCTCTCCAAGCTCGTGGCCGACACTGAGAAGGGCCATGTCTCCACCCAAGTCAAGGGAACACTG GGCTACCTGGACCCGGAGTACTACATGACGCAGCAGCTGTCGGAGAAgagcgacgtgtacagcttcggggTGGTGATGCTGGAGCTGGTGAGCGGGAGGCAGCCGATCGAGAAGGGGCGGTACGTGGTGCGGGAGGTGCGGCTGGCCATCGACCCGGCCGACCACGACCACCACTACGGCCTCCGCGGGATCGTCGACCCGGCCATCCGCGACGCCGCGCGCACCCCGGTGTTCCGGCGGTTCGTGCAGCTGGCGATGCGGTGCGTcgacgagtcggcggcggcgcgcccggCCATGGGCGCCGTGGTGAAGGAGATCGAGGCCATGCTGCAGAACGAGCccgacgacgccggcgccggggaggggGACAGCTCCGCCGACCCGTCCGCCAACGAGTTCGACCGccaccgcggcggtggcggcccgcCGGCGCACCCCTACAGCGACGTGGAGATCAGCCGGGGATCGTACGCCGGCGATGGCGCGTCGGATTACATGCCCTATTTTGAGGTCAAGCCCAAGTAG
- the LOC4339143 gene encoding uncharacterized protein has product MASTGGRSMALSLLLFAVTLSLLEMYRGRFASSELMTIAGGFVSSLLFLFLLTFIGNYQEANGVKTGWGAVVVAELTALIVAGTVHRVCITTCFLFSAGFLYEVDKLSGMILAKSESKARRH; this is encoded by the exons ATGGCGAGCACGGGGGGGAGGTCGATGGCGCTGTCGCTGCTGCTGTTCGCGGTGACGCTGTCGCTGCTCGAGATGTACCGGGGGAGGTTCGCCTCGTCGGAGCTCATGACCATCGCCGGCGGATTCGTCagctccctcctcttcctcttccttctcACG TTTATTGGCAACTATCAGGAAGCTAATGGAGTTAAAACTGGATGGGGTGCAG TTGTTGTCGCGGAACTTACTGCACTTATTGTTGCCGGCACTGTCCATCGTGTTTGCATCACAACATG CTTCCTGTTTTCTGCTGGATTTCTCTACGAGGTTGATAAGCTCTCTGGAATGATTCTCGCGAAGAGCGAGTCTAAAGCGAGGCGGCACTAG